From a region of the Desmodus rotundus isolate HL8 chromosome 7, HLdesRot8A.1, whole genome shotgun sequence genome:
- the RAB11A gene encoding ras-related protein Rab-11A, with protein sequence MGTRDDEYDYLFKVVLIGDSGVGKSNLLSRFTRNEFNLESKSTIGVEFATRSIQVDGKTIKAQIWDTAGQERYRAITSAYYRGAVGALLVYDIAKHLTYENVERWLKELRDHADSNIVIMLVGNKSDLRHLRAVPTDEARAFAEKNGLSFIETSALDSTNVEAAFQTILTEIYRIVSQKQMSDRRENDMSPSNNVVPIHVPPTTENKPKVQCCQNI encoded by the exons TTGTCCTTATCGGAGATTCTGGTGTTGGAAAGAGTAATCTCCTGTCTCGATTTACTCGAAATGAGTTTAATCTTGAAAGCAAGAGCACCATTGGAGTAGAGTTTGCAACAAGAAGCATCCAGGTTGATGGGAAAACAATAAAGGCACAGATATGGGACACAGCTGGGCAAGAGCGATATCGAGCTATAACATCAGC ATACTATCGTGGAGCTGTAGGTGCCTTATTGGTTTACGACATTGCTAAACATCTCACCTATGAAAATGTAGAGCGATGGCTGAAAGAACTGAGAGATCATGCGGATAGTAACATTGTTATCATGCTTGTGGGCAATAAGAGTGATTTGCGTCATCTCAGGGCAGTTCCTACAGATGAAGCAAGAGCTTTTGCAG AAAAGAATGGTTTATCATTCATTGAGACATCAGCTCTAGACTCTACAAATGTAGAAGCTGCTTTTCAGACAATTCTGACAG agaTATACCGCATTGTTTCCCAGAAGCAAATGTCAGACAGACGTGAAAATGACATGTCTCCAAGCAACAATGTGGTTCCTATTCATGTTCCACCAACCACTGAAAATAAGCCAAAGGTGCAGTGCTGTCAGAACATATAA